One window of the Chryseotalea sp. WA131a genome contains the following:
- the mltG gene encoding endolytic transglycosylase MltG: protein MDVKKIKLVGFLVGSILLITFTFYTYQIVYVANVLVDRDDKLFVVKSGATYQSVLRDLGNGNYVNDMVSFSFLAKLNGYNKKIVPGRFILRRNMTNLQAIKVLKSGKQEPVKVTFSYVRLTSELGEKLTKNIGVTPDEFEEALEKFIENNKEGFTKENIRCMFIPNTYEVYFNVTPESLIQKMNEEYKRFWNTDRLAKANKLGLMPIEVSILASIVQAETVKEDEAPKIAGLYINRLKKNIALQADPTLVYASGDFSLKRVLNTHKQIDSPYNTYKFPGLPPGPINVPQIVNIDAVLNAEDHKYYYMCAKEDFSGYHNFAKNLDEHNVNARKYQKALTAEMTKAAARK, encoded by the coding sequence ATGGATGTAAAGAAAATAAAACTTGTTGGCTTTTTAGTGGGTTCCATCTTGCTCATCACATTCACGTTTTACACGTACCAAATTGTGTACGTAGCCAATGTGCTGGTAGATAGAGACGATAAATTGTTTGTGGTGAAGTCTGGGGCTACCTACCAATCCGTGCTCAGGGACTTAGGCAACGGCAATTATGTAAACGATATGGTTTCCTTTAGTTTTTTGGCGAAGCTAAATGGCTACAATAAAAAAATTGTTCCAGGGCGCTTCATCTTGCGCAGAAACATGACCAATCTGCAAGCCATCAAAGTTTTAAAATCAGGTAAACAAGAACCAGTAAAGGTTACGTTTTCGTATGTGCGGTTGACGAGTGAGCTCGGGGAGAAGTTAACCAAAAACATTGGCGTAACGCCCGATGAATTTGAAGAGGCACTTGAAAAATTTATTGAAAATAATAAAGAGGGTTTTACAAAGGAAAACATCCGCTGCATGTTCATCCCCAATACCTATGAAGTTTATTTCAACGTTACCCCAGAAAGCCTGATTCAGAAAATGAATGAAGAGTACAAGCGATTCTGGAATACCGATCGACTTGCCAAAGCCAACAAACTTGGTTTAATGCCAATCGAGGTATCCATCTTGGCCTCGATTGTGCAAGCAGAAACGGTGAAAGAAGACGAAGCACCAAAAATTGCAGGACTCTACATTAACCGACTGAAAAAAAACATTGCCTTGCAAGCGGATCCCACCTTGGTGTATGCCTCGGGTGATTTTTCGCTTAAGCGGGTGCTGAATACACACAAGCAAATCGATTCGCCCTACAACACTTATAAATTTCCTGGTCTGCCACCGGGCCCCATCAATGTGCCACAAATTGTAAACATAGATGCGGTGCTCAATGCGGAAGACCACAAGTATTATTACATGTGCGCCAAAGAGGATTTTTCAGGATACCACAACTTCGCCAAAAACTTAGATGAACACAATGTGAACGCTCGAAAATATCAAAAGGCATTGACTGCGGAGATGACGAAGGCGGCCGCTCGTAAGTAG